The Verrucomicrobiota bacterium genome includes a region encoding these proteins:
- a CDS encoding OmpH family outer membrane protein has translation MKNMKTLWVSLTLLIGLAAANAQSPKIVGIEFQKLFNGYWKTAQATNKLQIQFNDIERERTAIRQQFKKAEDEYKTLQESANDQAISAEQRDKRKKLAEEKLGELRQIEAAFQQFNQNAEVNYRETQDRMVRNIVKELREAVTAKAKGANYSLVVNLSVDAILYSSMEDITDVLLKDINAKAPPGAFEIKPAAETKPDVKEEKK, from the coding sequence ATGAAAAACATGAAAACCCTGTGGGTCTCCCTGACATTACTGATCGGCTTGGCTGCAGCCAACGCGCAATCCCCAAAAATCGTGGGCATCGAGTTCCAAAAGCTGTTTAACGGCTATTGGAAAACCGCCCAAGCCACCAACAAACTGCAAATCCAGTTTAACGACATCGAACGGGAACGGACCGCTATCCGCCAACAATTCAAAAAGGCGGAAGATGAATACAAAACCTTGCAGGAAAGCGCCAACGATCAGGCCATCTCTGCCGAACAACGCGACAAGCGCAAAAAGCTGGCGGAGGAAAAGCTGGGCGAATTGCGCCAGATCGAAGCGGCGTTTCAACAGTTTAACCAGAACGCCGAAGTCAATTATCGCGAAACGCAGGACCGCATGGTGCGCAACATTGTCAAAGAATTGCGCGAGGCCGTGACCGCCAAAGCCAAAGGTGCCAATTATTCCCTGGTGGTCAACCTCTCCGTGGATGCCATTCTCTACAGCAGCATGGAAGACATCACCGATGTCCTGTTAAAGGACATCAATGCCAAGGCGCCACCGGGAGCATTTGAGATCAAACCGGCTGCTGAAACCAAGCCGGATGTCAAAGAAGAGAAAAAATAG